Proteins from a single region of Halalkalibaculum roseum:
- the rsgA gene encoding ribosome small subunit-dependent GTPase A — protein sequence MRTVEGRIVESTGSWYEVAIFDEINQSEGTIEARLPGRFRLDDQQVTNPLAVGDYVELSLNEDGTCSIEDIKERENYITRQATHGRQGEQILAANIDQAFVVQSVRKPKIKEGFIDRFLVTCEAYQLKPVILINKMDLAGEEGQAYVDELIELYQSLDYTILNCSIFDEKSLENLKTHLKDKTSVFIGPSGVGKTSILNHIDPNIERKVADVSDYSNKGKHTTTYAKLLPLYFGGYLVDTPGIREFGLVNIEPWELSLFFPEMLEPRQHCKFNNCTHSHEPKCGVIEAYENGEIDAGRYHSYLQMLDSLKK from the coding sequence TTGAGAACTGTAGAAGGACGTATAGTAGAATCAACCGGCAGCTGGTATGAAGTTGCCATCTTCGATGAGATCAATCAATCGGAAGGAACGATAGAGGCCCGTTTGCCGGGACGTTTTCGCCTGGATGACCAACAGGTAACAAATCCCTTGGCTGTAGGAGATTACGTGGAGCTATCACTAAACGAAGACGGCACTTGCTCCATTGAAGATATTAAAGAACGGGAAAACTATATAACCCGCCAAGCTACCCATGGTCGTCAGGGTGAACAGATATTAGCCGCCAATATTGATCAGGCTTTTGTTGTACAATCTGTGCGTAAACCTAAAATTAAGGAAGGATTTATCGACCGTTTTCTGGTTACCTGTGAAGCTTACCAGCTGAAGCCAGTGATTCTGATCAATAAGATGGACCTGGCCGGTGAAGAGGGACAAGCCTACGTCGATGAACTCATAGAGCTTTATCAGTCTCTGGATTATACCATACTAAACTGTAGCATATTTGATGAGAAATCACTCGAGAATCTGAAAACCCACCTTAAAGATAAGACCTCCGTATTCATTGGTCCTTCAGGCGTTGGCAAAACCAGCATCTTAAATCATATAGATCCAAACATAGAACGTAAAGTGGCTGATGTATCGGACTATTCAAATAAAGGAAAGCATACAACCACCTATGCCAAACTGTTACCACTCTATTTTGGCGGATATCTGGTCGATACACCCGGTATACGTGAATTCGGGCTCGTTAATATAGAACCGTGGGAGTTGTCCCTGTTTTTCCCGGAAATGTTGGAGCCACGTCAGCATTGCAAGTTTAACAATTGCACACACAGTCATGAGCCCAAATGTGGAGTCATTGAAGCCTATGAAAATGGTGAAATTGATGCCGGAAGATACCACTCCTACCTTCAAATGCTCGATTCACTTAAGAAATAA
- a CDS encoding DUF6588 family protein produces MKNGKSITLSFLTGILLFFLVTPTASAQIDNVSRILQASQGDANILVREYLKPFGSGFGAGINTGWTNTAQPHKKFGFDITITTGLAVVPGSDKSFDVTQIGLQQLELESGPSITQTINGSDESPSNNATTLAAYETINGQRVKLFQFDMPSGTGFGYVPAPKIKVGLGLFKDTEIMVRYVPEISIEDYGTFKQTGFGAKHGINQWLPGGKLLPVDISIMAGFTNLNVTSDFRITDQDVITDPNNTENPYAGQSTTWDGQKVEINTDAFTFSALVGKTLPIISVYGGVGLETSTMSIKTPGTYPTIVPNPAFETDPQNEDPLLVDTIEQPIDVELEGGNSFHALAGFRLKLSVFHISASYTLSNYSTLNAGFGFTFR; encoded by the coding sequence ATGAAAAACGGAAAAAGTATAACCCTTTCTTTTTTGACGGGAATATTATTGTTCTTTCTCGTTACGCCCACGGCATCTGCTCAGATAGACAATGTCAGTCGTATTTTGCAGGCCAGCCAAGGAGATGCAAATATCCTGGTCAGAGAGTACCTGAAGCCATTTGGAAGTGGGTTCGGTGCAGGAATTAATACCGGATGGACCAATACCGCTCAACCTCATAAAAAATTCGGTTTTGATATTACTATTACCACAGGGCTTGCGGTTGTACCGGGATCGGATAAATCATTTGATGTTACCCAAATCGGGCTGCAGCAGCTGGAATTGGAAAGTGGACCCAGTATTACTCAAACAATAAATGGCTCCGATGAATCACCTTCAAATAACGCTACAACTTTAGCTGCCTATGAAACTATCAATGGTCAGAGAGTAAAATTATTTCAGTTTGACATGCCTTCCGGAACGGGGTTTGGTTATGTCCCGGCACCTAAAATTAAAGTAGGTTTAGGATTGTTTAAAGATACTGAAATAATGGTGCGATACGTGCCTGAAATCAGTATAGAAGACTACGGAACCTTTAAGCAGACCGGTTTTGGCGCCAAACACGGTATAAACCAATGGCTGCCGGGAGGAAAACTGCTTCCTGTTGACATTTCAATAATGGCCGGTTTTACTAATCTGAATGTGACTTCTGATTTCAGAATTACTGACCAAGATGTAATAACAGATCCGAATAACACGGAAAATCCATATGCAGGACAGTCAACCACCTGGGATGGCCAAAAGGTTGAAATAAATACCGATGCATTTACCTTTAGCGCTTTGGTAGGAAAAACACTCCCAATTATCTCAGTTTATGGTGGTGTTGGATTGGAAACTTCAACTATGAGTATCAAAACACCCGGAACCTATCCGACTATTGTTCCGAATCCGGCATTTGAAACTGATCCCCAAAATGAAGATCCATTGTTAGTTGATACCATTGAACAACCAATTGATGTGGAGTTAGAAGGCGGCAACAGCTTTCATGCTTTGGCAGGATTCAGGCTTAAACTTTCCGTATTCCATATTTCGGCCTCTTACACCCTATCGAACTACTCGACTTTAAATGCCGGTTTTGGATTTACCTTCAGATAG
- a CDS encoding DUF2914 domain-containing protein, with the protein MKKITLTLVFISLFAISELHAQQQLELSTIQFGTAVENRELVGADSTFSTDVGTVFCYTHVTGGQDTTEIAHVWYYQDEEKARVSLGVRSSDWRTWSSKKILPTWAGEWNVRVEDAEGNVLGSSSFIINE; encoded by the coding sequence ATGAAAAAGATTACCCTTACACTGGTATTTATATCACTATTCGCAATTTCAGAGCTACATGCGCAGCAACAGCTAGAGCTTTCCACCATACAGTTCGGAACGGCAGTTGAGAACCGTGAACTGGTTGGGGCCGACAGTACCTTCTCTACCGATGTGGGTACGGTATTTTGCTATACGCATGTTACCGGCGGCCAGGATACCACTGAGATCGCACATGTATGGTATTATCAAGACGAGGAAAAAGCCCGCGTCTCTTTAGGCGTTCGTTCTTCTGACTGGAGAACCTGGAGTTCTAAGAAAATCTTGCCAACATGGGCCGGAGAATGGAATGTAAGAGTTGAAGATGCCGAGGGAAATGTACTAGGAAGCAGCTCGTTTATTATTAATGAGTGA
- the polA gene encoding DNA polymerase I produces the protein MSKSLLFLLDGMALAYRSHFAFINSNLKNSEGIPTGPILGFANTLEKMLEEEQPSHIAVAWDTHVPTFRHEMDEDYKANRPPQPEELKIGIPLIKEMLDGYGIPSIEKDGYEADDVIGTIADRANEEDVDVYLVTPDKDFMQLIHDHIKMYKPDNQNGGFNIIDREGVKEYFGVYPEKVVDVLAILGDTSDNIPGVRGIGKKGAPKLINKYDTLEAAIDDAPNMSSKRHREGLQEYAEQALHAKEMVKIKTDVPDIIEWEELVWEGPDKESLGEFFKRMEFRTLTKKYLGEESAPGKNKQESSDNGQKDLFSSPKPAAVAEDEPDSYDEDLVTYEFINKADNLRSLVDKLLEKDTLCFDTETDGVDMMKSRLVGISLSTTPGVAYYIPINVEGGIEESKAIEILQPLFEKDSLKVAHNYKFDYIMLRRAGLQIEGEAFDTMIAGYLIDANQKLKMDDLAKKYLNYDPISIEKLIGSGRKQKTMDQIAPEKITDYACEDADITLRLHEVLKNILEEDELKDIAETLEFPLIEVLAKMEMNGVLLDTEMLNDFSKTLTNDILELEQSIYEKAGTEFNINSPQQLGEVLFDKMGLPAGKKTKTGQYSTAESVLTKLANDYEMPDLILEYRALSKLKSTYVDALPKLINEETGRIHTDFNQSIAATGRLSSSNPNLQNIPIRTKRGREIRKAFIAEEGFKLLSADYSQVELRVIASIAGDENMMEAFMNDEDIHSRTAKEVFGLDSIDDVTPDQRRKAKEVNFGIPYGVSAYGLASRLGISNDEGKEMIDQYFDRFPGILKYINETKDYAKENGYVKTLMGRRRYIPEINSGNWNVRSFAERTAINMPIQGTAADIIKAAMINIQQYLEEEECQSRMLLQVHDELIFEIHEEEKDTLPSKIRNLMETAFELEVPLKVDMGLADNWLEAH, from the coding sequence ATGTCTAAGAGTCTCCTTTTTTTACTGGATGGTATGGCACTTGCCTACCGTTCCCATTTTGCATTTATAAACAGCAATCTTAAGAATTCAGAAGGTATTCCAACCGGACCTATATTAGGTTTTGCCAATACCTTGGAGAAGATGCTGGAGGAAGAGCAACCAAGCCATATTGCTGTTGCTTGGGATACCCATGTACCGACTTTTCGCCATGAGATGGATGAAGATTATAAGGCCAACCGTCCTCCACAGCCGGAAGAGCTGAAAATAGGTATACCCTTAATCAAAGAGATGCTGGACGGATATGGAATTCCAAGTATTGAAAAAGACGGTTATGAAGCAGATGATGTGATAGGTACCATAGCAGACCGTGCTAATGAAGAAGATGTGGATGTCTATCTGGTTACGCCTGATAAGGATTTCATGCAGCTCATCCATGATCACATAAAAATGTACAAACCCGACAACCAAAACGGTGGGTTTAATATTATCGATCGTGAAGGGGTTAAAGAATATTTCGGTGTTTATCCCGAAAAAGTTGTTGATGTGCTGGCTATTCTAGGTGATACTTCAGACAACATTCCCGGCGTGCGTGGCATAGGCAAAAAAGGTGCCCCTAAGCTCATCAATAAATACGATACACTGGAGGCAGCCATAGATGATGCGCCTAATATGAGTTCAAAGCGCCATCGTGAAGGCCTGCAAGAGTATGCTGAACAGGCACTGCATGCCAAGGAGATGGTTAAGATAAAAACGGATGTACCTGACATTATTGAATGGGAAGAATTGGTTTGGGAAGGACCGGATAAAGAGAGTCTTGGTGAATTCTTTAAACGAATGGAATTTCGCACGCTCACCAAAAAATATCTCGGGGAAGAATCAGCTCCAGGTAAAAATAAGCAGGAAAGTTCCGATAACGGGCAAAAGGATTTATTCAGTTCTCCAAAACCGGCCGCAGTAGCGGAAGATGAACCGGATTCTTACGATGAGGATTTGGTAACCTATGAATTTATAAATAAGGCTGATAATCTTCGATCATTGGTAGATAAGTTGTTGGAAAAGGATACGCTCTGTTTCGACACGGAGACGGACGGCGTTGATATGATGAAATCACGACTGGTCGGTATATCTCTAAGCACTACGCCCGGTGTGGCCTACTATATTCCGATTAACGTCGAAGGAGGCATTGAGGAATCCAAGGCTATTGAAATTTTGCAGCCGCTTTTTGAAAAAGACTCTCTTAAGGTTGCACATAATTATAAGTTCGATTATATCATGCTAAGGAGGGCGGGTCTGCAAATTGAAGGTGAGGCATTCGATACCATGATCGCCGGCTACCTTATCGATGCCAATCAGAAATTGAAAATGGATGATTTGGCGAAGAAATACCTAAATTACGATCCCATTTCAATTGAGAAGCTTATCGGTTCGGGCCGAAAACAGAAGACGATGGATCAGATTGCACCCGAAAAGATAACCGACTATGCCTGTGAGGATGCGGATATAACACTCCGACTTCATGAAGTTCTAAAGAATATCCTGGAAGAGGATGAACTTAAAGACATTGCCGAGACGCTGGAGTTTCCACTCATCGAAGTGCTCGCCAAGATGGAAATGAATGGAGTTCTTCTGGATACGGAAATGCTGAATGACTTTTCCAAAACCCTGACAAACGATATTCTGGAGCTTGAACAGAGTATATATGAAAAAGCGGGGACAGAATTCAATATCAATTCGCCCCAGCAGCTGGGTGAGGTACTTTTTGATAAAATGGGTTTGCCGGCAGGCAAAAAAACAAAAACCGGTCAATACTCTACCGCTGAATCGGTGCTGACCAAACTGGCGAATGACTATGAAATGCCCGACCTGATACTCGAATACCGGGCTCTTAGCAAGTTGAAGTCTACCTACGTTGATGCGCTTCCCAAACTGATTAATGAAGAAACGGGTAGAATTCATACTGATTTTAACCAAAGCATTGCGGCAACAGGCAGGCTTTCGTCATCGAATCCCAACCTGCAAAATATTCCCATACGGACAAAACGTGGCAGAGAGATACGGAAAGCCTTCATAGCAGAGGAGGGGTTCAAGTTGCTCTCCGCCGACTACTCACAGGTTGAACTGCGTGTTATTGCATCCATTGCCGGGGATGAAAATATGATGGAAGCTTTCATGAATGACGAGGATATTCACTCAAGAACGGCAAAAGAAGTTTTTGGCTTGGACTCCATTGATGATGTAACTCCCGACCAGCGAAGAAAGGCCAAAGAGGTGAATTTTGGTATTCCATACGGAGTAAGTGCCTATGGGCTGGCTTCTCGCCTGGGAATCAGTAACGATGAGGGTAAGGAGATGATCGATCAGTACTTTGATCGTTTCCCAGGTATCCTAAAATATATAAACGAGACCAAGGATTACGCTAAAGAAAACGGTTACGTTAAAACTCTAATGGGCCGACGGAGATATATACCCGAAATCAATTCAGGAAATTGGAATGTGCGCTCCTTTGCTGAACGTACGGCCATAAATATGCCTATTCAGGGTACGGCCGCAGATATCATAAAGGCAGCCATGATCAATATCCAGCAGTATTTGGAAGAAGAGGAATGTCAAAGTCGCATGCTGCTGCAGGTACATGATGAATTGATTTTTGAGATCCATGAAGAAGAAAAGGACACCCTACCCTCGAAAATTCGAAACCTGATGGAAACAGCATTTGAGCTGGAAGTTCCGTTAAAGGTTGATATGGGGTTGGCAGATAACTGGCTGGAAGCACATTAA
- a CDS encoding PP2C family protein-serine/threonine phosphatase, whose amino-acid sequence MGLKNEAQSALQNTKTAYKEYISGMTKDRLGKEFYKDTDRLKQLYHDAIGQDVDDPQREELPAHTKFLRLFSSLTQRLNPTRRLIFGLSSLTFVGYYLFDLLGISQYIIFYDLMMPFAFGSMLMLLLVELLEKSDVKREIDLAREIQLSLLPPTEFAGNNLEIYSFANTAKEVGGDYVDMIDTEEGTYIVIADVSGKGLTAALYMVRMQALVHLIIEKSKPSPKELFLELNNYVKSDIKDKTFVTACAAFFPKGESNFQFARAGHNAPIFFSNERDATFDLRSDGFALGMTNTQSLEDHLQEKKFHFKQGDSVLFYTDGLTEARNEFGEEYGEDRLDAIMSVYGSLHAKTIIRKVQSSLENFIGTEKPADDITFTCVHRVE is encoded by the coding sequence ATGGGACTAAAGAACGAAGCGCAATCTGCGTTGCAAAATACAAAGACGGCTTACAAGGAGTATATTTCCGGAATGACCAAGGACCGTCTTGGCAAGGAGTTTTACAAAGACACCGATCGCCTTAAACAGCTCTATCATGATGCCATCGGGCAGGACGTGGACGATCCCCAGAGAGAAGAGCTGCCTGCCCATACCAAATTCCTGCGACTCTTTTCTTCCTTGACACAGCGGCTTAATCCAACGCGAAGGCTGATATTCGGACTCTCTTCCCTCACCTTTGTTGGATACTACCTATTCGATTTGCTGGGCATCAGTCAGTATATCATTTTCTACGATCTGATGATGCCCTTTGCCTTCGGATCTATGCTAATGCTCCTGCTTGTAGAACTGTTAGAGAAGAGTGATGTAAAACGTGAAATAGATCTGGCACGTGAGATACAATTGAGCCTGCTCCCTCCTACCGAATTTGCCGGCAATAACTTGGAAATTTACTCATTCGCCAATACGGCCAAAGAAGTTGGCGGTGACTACGTTGACATGATTGACACAGAGGAAGGCACTTACATTGTCATTGCTGATGTCTCCGGAAAAGGACTAACTGCTGCCCTCTATATGGTTCGTATGCAGGCCCTTGTGCATCTGATCATAGAGAAAAGTAAGCCTTCTCCCAAAGAACTGTTTCTCGAACTGAATAATTACGTGAAATCGGATATCAAGGATAAAACCTTCGTTACCGCTTGTGCGGCTTTCTTTCCAAAGGGAGAGAGTAATTTTCAATTTGCACGGGCGGGACATAATGCTCCCATATTCTTCAGCAATGAAAGAGATGCCACCTTCGATCTCAGATCTGATGGCTTTGCCTTGGGTATGACGAACACGCAGAGTCTAGAAGATCACCTGCAAGAGAAGAAATTTCATTTCAAACAGGGTGACAGCGTACTCTTCTATACCGACGGACTAACGGAAGCACGCAATGAATTCGGGGAAGAGTATGGTGAAGACCGTCTGGACGCCATCATGAGCGTGTATGGCTCCCTGCATGCCAAAACAATCATCAGGAAAGTACAGTCATCCCTGGAAAACTTTATTGGTACAGAAAAGCCGGCGGATGATATCACCTTTACCTGTGTACACCGCGTGGAGTAA
- the tkt gene encoding transketolase — translation MSTQSLDELCVNTIRTLSMDAVQAAESGHPGMPMGMADAAYVLWTKFLKHDPSNPNWYDRDRFILSAGHGSMLLYSLLHLTGYELSLEELKNFRQWESKTPGHPEYGHTPGVETTTGPLGQGFATGVGMAMAERHLAAEYNTEEHLITDHYTYGIVSDGDLMEGISHEAASLAGHLKLGKIIYLYDANHISIDGNTDLTYTEDAAKRFESYNWHVLEVDGHDRSAVEEAIKKAQNVDSKPSIIICKTHIGFGSPNKQDSADSHGSPLGVEEVAKTKENLGWDPDKKFYIPEQVLSHFRKAVSKGKALSEEWKTKFDAFKNTNPEKAQEFENRTQRVFPSEFEKILPVFETSEKGIATRAASGKVINAIAGHIPAMLGGSADLTGSNKTWIDDATIFDAENYAGRNVHFGVREHAMGAALNGMALHGGIIPFGGTFLIFSDYCRPAIRIAALSHIPSIFVLTHDSIGLGEDGPTHQPIEHLASLRAMPNVQVLRPADANEVAWCWKAALEYEDGPSLLALTRQALPIFDRKENNAASHTGRGAYILSDSEGEVPDLILMATGSEVQLIMDAQEKLRSMDIDSRVVSMPSWELFEKQDQAYRNKVLPESVTARISIEAGSTFGWQKWVGSEGVAIGIDHFGASAPYEEIYEHFGLTSERIVKEAKGMLKLA, via the coding sequence ATGTCTACCCAATCTCTCGATGAACTATGTGTAAATACCATTAGAACCCTGTCTATGGACGCCGTTCAGGCAGCTGAATCAGGTCATCCGGGAATGCCGATGGGTATGGCAGATGCTGCTTATGTGTTATGGACTAAGTTTTTGAAACACGATCCCTCTAACCCCAATTGGTACGACAGGGATCGATTTATCCTTTCGGCAGGACACGGTTCGATGCTGCTCTACAGCCTGCTTCATCTTACGGGTTATGAACTTTCCCTGGAAGAACTGAAAAATTTTAGACAATGGGAAAGCAAGACACCCGGTCACCCGGAGTATGGTCATACGCCCGGAGTGGAAACTACTACGGGCCCCCTTGGACAAGGATTTGCCACAGGTGTGGGAATGGCTATGGCTGAGAGACACTTGGCAGCGGAGTATAATACTGAAGAGCATCTTATCACAGATCACTATACATACGGTATTGTCAGTGACGGGGACTTGATGGAAGGAATTTCACATGAAGCAGCCTCACTTGCCGGGCACCTGAAACTGGGAAAGATCATTTATCTATACGACGCCAATCATATTTCAATTGATGGCAATACTGATTTGACTTATACCGAAGATGCCGCTAAGCGTTTTGAAAGTTACAACTGGCACGTCTTGGAGGTTGATGGACATGATCGTTCGGCAGTAGAAGAAGCTATTAAGAAAGCCCAAAATGTAGATTCCAAACCTTCCATCATCATCTGTAAGACCCATATCGGTTTTGGCAGTCCTAACAAACAGGACAGCGCCGATTCTCACGGTTCGCCACTTGGTGTTGAAGAAGTTGCAAAAACTAAAGAGAACCTCGGTTGGGATCCCGATAAGAAATTTTATATCCCCGAGCAGGTACTTTCTCATTTCAGAAAAGCTGTCTCTAAAGGCAAAGCTCTCTCAGAGGAGTGGAAAACTAAGTTTGATGCATTTAAGAATACAAATCCTGAGAAAGCGCAAGAATTTGAAAATCGTACTCAAAGAGTCTTTCCCAGTGAGTTTGAAAAGATACTGCCGGTTTTCGAAACAAGTGAGAAGGGAATTGCCACAAGAGCAGCATCTGGCAAAGTAATCAATGCGATTGCCGGTCACATACCTGCAATGCTGGGCGGGTCGGCTGACCTGACAGGTAGCAATAAAACCTGGATTGATGATGCCACTATCTTTGATGCTGAAAATTATGCCGGTAGAAATGTACATTTCGGGGTTAGGGAGCATGCCATGGGAGCGGCCCTAAATGGTATGGCACTGCATGGTGGCATTATTCCATTTGGGGGTACTTTCCTGATATTTTCCGATTACTGCCGTCCGGCCATTCGTATCGCAGCCTTGTCGCATATACCTTCCATTTTTGTTCTCACCCACGATAGTATCGGCCTTGGGGAAGACGGACCCACCCATCAGCCTATTGAACACCTTGCCTCATTACGGGCCATGCCTAATGTACAGGTCTTGCGCCCGGCTGATGCCAACGAGGTAGCCTGGTGCTGGAAAGCAGCTCTTGAATATGAAGACGGGCCCTCATTACTTGCTCTAACGCGTCAGGCGTTGCCAATTTTTGACAGAAAGGAAAACAATGCGGCTTCCCACACTGGCAGGGGCGCTTATATTCTTTCCGATTCAGAAGGCGAAGTACCTGATTTGATACTGATGGCTACGGGGTCTGAGGTGCAACTGATCATGGACGCGCAGGAAAAGTTAAGATCAATGGATATCGACAGCCGCGTAGTAAGCATGCCATCATGGGAGTTGTTTGAAAAGCAGGATCAGGCCTACCGAAATAAAGTGCTACCGGAATCAGTTACCGCCAGGATATCCATTGAAGCGGGTTCCACATTTGGCTGGCAAAAATGGGTAGGCTCGGAAGGCGTTGCCATTGGAATAGACCATTTCGGGGCCTCGGCACCATATGAAGAAATTTATGAACATTTCGGACTTACCAGCGAGCGAATAGTCAAAGAAGCTAAGGGAATGCTGAAATTAGCCTGA
- a CDS encoding tetratricopeptide repeat protein produces the protein MKHLKKISVRFLLGLMLVGFSTNLMAQDRGAAVQAFNKALELAKSNEYDQAIEMYNQAIAQAEQLGEEGQDIVQRVEKQLPSIYYQKALASYKEFQKAKSLSSLETTIENFQEASEMSSEYGNDDISGKADQVVTQLYYTKSILQYKSSNYSESLASLNQAIERNPNYAKAYYQKGIVLKNQESSNFERALEQFDQAIEVGNRVNDNQIVRKAREAAHDELLYRGSKATESKNYKTAVTLLDRALEYETESADAHYRLAEAYNKQALWNQAISHANTALELENGGRTEKAKIYFELGTAYKNQGNVEQACGAFKNAAFGSFKSPAEHQMEFELKCESTTN, from the coding sequence ATGAAGCATTTGAAGAAAATCTCGGTACGATTTCTACTAGGACTTATGCTGGTTGGCTTTTCGACTAACCTGATGGCCCAGGATAGAGGAGCCGCAGTTCAGGCTTTCAATAAAGCCCTGGAACTGGCAAAGTCTAACGAATATGATCAGGCAATTGAAATGTACAACCAAGCCATCGCTCAAGCAGAACAGCTGGGTGAAGAAGGTCAGGATATTGTACAACGTGTAGAAAAACAATTGCCATCCATCTATTATCAGAAGGCGCTGGCTTCTTATAAAGAGTTTCAGAAAGCAAAGTCTCTATCCAGCCTGGAAACGACGATCGAAAATTTCCAGGAAGCTTCTGAGATGTCTTCAGAGTATGGTAATGATGATATTTCCGGTAAAGCCGATCAGGTAGTTACCCAGCTCTATTACACAAAATCCATATTACAATATAAGTCAAGTAATTACTCGGAATCTCTTGCTTCATTAAATCAGGCGATTGAAAGAAATCCGAACTATGCTAAGGCTTACTATCAGAAAGGCATTGTTCTGAAGAACCAGGAGTCCAGCAATTTTGAAAGAGCTCTGGAACAATTCGATCAGGCTATTGAAGTCGGAAACAGGGTTAATGACAACCAGATTGTTAGAAAGGCGCGTGAAGCTGCTCACGATGAGCTTCTTTACAGAGGGTCTAAAGCAACGGAATCCAAAAACTATAAAACAGCCGTAACTCTACTCGATCGTGCACTTGAGTATGAAACTGAGTCTGCCGATGCTCACTATCGACTCGCTGAAGCGTATAACAAGCAGGCGCTGTGGAATCAGGCGATTTCTCATGCTAATACTGCTCTTGAGTTGGAAAATGGCGGTCGTACAGAGAAAGCCAAGATCTATTTTGAACTTGGAACCGCCTATAAGAATCAAGGAAATGTTGAACAAGCCTGCGGTGCATTCAAAAACGCTGCTTTCGGTTCGTTCAAATCTCCTGCAGAACACCAGATGGAGTTTGAACTTAAGTGTGAGAGCACGACCAACTAA
- a CDS encoding TIGR00730 family Rossman fold protein has translation MSSDNNDRVKLPENFEQGHDEDLWSIFKIMGEFVEGYDKLFKIGPCVSIFGSARSKPDDKYYELAMDTATMITEQGFGVITGGGPGIMEAANKGAAKGKGKSVGLGISLPHEQGVNQFVDPDYEIDFNYFFARKVMFVKYAQGFIVFPGGFGTLDEFFEALTLIQTSKITRFPIILMGSDYWEGLVSWIRGNMVDAGTISPGDIDLFHLTDEPREAVNIICEFYKKHSVSPNF, from the coding sequence ATGAGTTCTGACAATAATGATAGAGTGAAACTGCCTGAAAACTTTGAACAGGGGCACGACGAGGATCTTTGGAGTATATTTAAGATCATGGGAGAATTTGTTGAGGGCTACGATAAACTTTTCAAAATCGGTCCCTGTGTATCCATATTTGGATCTGCTCGTTCAAAACCTGACGACAAGTATTACGAATTAGCTATGGATACCGCAACCATGATTACCGAGCAGGGTTTCGGTGTAATTACCGGAGGCGGACCGGGAATTATGGAAGCAGCCAATAAAGGAGCCGCAAAAGGCAAGGGAAAGTCAGTCGGTCTGGGAATAAGCCTGCCACACGAACAAGGTGTAAACCAATTTGTAGATCCCGATTACGAAATTGACTTCAATTATTTTTTCGCTCGCAAGGTGATGTTTGTCAAATACGCACAGGGTTTCATTGTTTTCCCGGGCGGATTTGGAACATTGGATGAGTTTTTCGAAGCCTTGACTCTTATACAGACCAGTAAAATTACCCGGTTCCCTATCATCCTGATGGGTAGTGATTATTGGGAAGGACTGGTATCATGGATTAGAGGCAATATGGTTGATGCAGGAACCATCTCACCGGGTGATATCGATCTCTTTCATCTTACTGATGAACCCAGAGAAGCAGTCAACATAATCTGTGAGTTCTATAAGAAACATTCCGTAAGTCCGAACTTCTAA
- a CDS encoding DUF5683 domain-containing protein produces the protein MALSSNVNIGLSALDTLQNENTAGELPNPKAVMFKSMIIPGWGQITNRQIWKVPLVYGLLGGLTWYSIDLTKKYHDYRAAYYNQNTNTPDDLRFGPTPDYLAGQNLESLRTNRNFLRNRRDFIYITIGLAYGLNIIDAYVFAHMRSFDVSEDLSVRTSVKPSVLASGRPGVTLSMELFKKNKTK, from the coding sequence ATTGCTTTAAGTAGCAATGTTAATATAGGATTATCTGCTTTAGATACTCTTCAGAATGAAAATACTGCCGGGGAGTTACCCAACCCCAAGGCTGTAATGTTTAAATCAATGATCATTCCGGGCTGGGGGCAGATTACCAACAGGCAAATCTGGAAGGTACCGTTGGTTTACGGTTTGTTGGGCGGACTGACCTGGTATAGTATTGATCTGACAAAAAAATATCACGACTATCGCGCTGCCTATTATAATCAAAATACAAATACACCCGATGACTTGAGATTTGGTCCCACACCCGATTACCTGGCCGGACAAAACCTGGAATCATTAAGGACCAACCGCAATTTTTTACGGAACAGAAGAGACTTCATTTATATAACTATAGGGCTTGCGTATGGTTTAAACATTATTGATGCCTATGTTTTTGCCCACATGCGGTCTTTTGATGTATCTGAAGATCTTAGCGTTCGAACCAGCGTGAAACCATCCGTCCTGGCTAGTGGAAGGCCGGGGGTTACTTTATCAATGGAGTTATTCAAAAAAAATAAAACGAAATAA